A single Cherax quadricarinatus isolate ZL_2023a chromosome 4, ASM3850222v1, whole genome shotgun sequence DNA region contains:
- the LOC128684455 gene encoding cytochrome c oxidase assembly factor 6 homolog isoform X1, translated as MSFRDKGVRKACWDSRDRYWACLDLPDLHRDHCMELRRLYEMACPGHWVKHFDRKRQYMEFKERIHSVGLREGTTAGVSPRPALDTPLVRRHRIYSEVVFT; from the exons ATGTCGTTCAGGGACAAGGGCGTGAGGAAGGCGTGTTGGGACTCCAGGGACCGCTATTGGGCCTGCCTTGACCTGCCCGACCTTCACCGTGACCACTGCATGGAGCTACGACGTCTCTACGAGATGGCCTGCCCCGGACACTGG GTGAAGCACTTTGATCGGAAAAGACAATATATGGAGTTCAAGGAGCGGATACACTCGGTagg ACTCCGGGAGGGGACCACAGCGGGCGTCTCGCCGCGGCCCGCCCTTGACACTCCGCTGGTCAGGAGACACCGTATCTACAGCGAGGTGGTCTTCACCTAG
- the LOC128684455 gene encoding cytochrome c oxidase assembly factor 6 homolog isoform X2, with product MSFRDKGVRKACWDSRDRYWACLDLPDLHRDHCMELRRLYEMACPGHWVKHFDRKRQYMEFKERIHSTPGGDHSGRLAAARP from the exons ATGTCGTTCAGGGACAAGGGCGTGAGGAAGGCGTGTTGGGACTCCAGGGACCGCTATTGGGCCTGCCTTGACCTGCCCGACCTTCACCGTGACCACTGCATGGAGCTACGACGTCTCTACGAGATGGCCTGCCCCGGACACTGG GTGAAGCACTTTGATCGGAAAAGACAATATATGGAGTTCAAGGAGCGGATACACTCG ACTCCGGGAGGGGACCACAGCGGGCGTCTCGCCGCGGCCCGCCCTTGA